CAGAACACGACCTTTGACGAGTTCCTGGCCCTCCTCGACGCCGCCGTGCGCGAAGCGCTGAAGCTGTGAGCAAGGAGGTAGCTTGACGTGCAAGAGGGCTCGAACGCGTTCGTCCACCTGAAATACCACGGCGCGCGGGATCCGGGCCTGCCGCCGGACCCCAGCCTGCGCAAGCCGGTGACCGTCGTCGCCGGGTTCCTGGGGGCGGGCAAGACGACGCTGCTCAACCACATGCTGGCCCAGCGCCTCGACGGTCGCACCGAGATCATCGTCCGCGAGTTCGGCGCCCTGGGCATCGACCAGGAGCTGATTGCCGCCGAGAGTGCGCACATCCAGCTCATCCTGGCGGCCAACCTGTTCGTCGATCCGCAGACTCGGCTTTTCTGGGGGCTGGAGAACCTGTACAGCCGCTGCGACAAGCTGGGCCTCAATCGCTACACGTGGCAGGACGTCGATTTCGACCGCGTCCTGCTGGAGAGCAGCGGCCTGGACCGGCCCGAGCACCTGGCCCAGCTCTTCTACCTGGACAAGCTGCGCGATCATTTCCGCCTCGATGCCGCGATCGTCGTCGTCGACGCCGAATACGGCGACCTCACACTGGACCAATACCGCTTGGCCCGCGAGCAGGCCGCTTTTGCGGACATCCTGCTGGTCAACAAGGCCGACCTGGCCGGCGACGCGACGATGAGCAGCCTGGAAGCCAGGCTGCGGCGCATCAATCCCCTGGCGCGCGTCTACCGCACCGAGTACACCGCGCTGCCCTGCGAGCAGGTCGTGGACGTGGGGCTGTTCGACGGCGTGCCGGGGTTCGACATCCTGTCCGGCCTGGAGGCCTCCAGTCCGGCCGAGCCGCCGGAGTCCCGAGCTCGCTCGGGCTGGCCGCAATCCACCGAGGGAGAGGGCAAATTGGACGATATCCAAAGCGTGGTGCTGACCGAGAGCCGGCCGCTGGACAAGGAAAAGCTGACCGCGTGGCTGCGCACGCTGTTCGACACGCGCGGCCTCGACATCCTGCGCAGCAAGGGCTTTCTGTGGTTCGCAGGCTCCGAGCACCGCTACGTCTTCCAGGGCGTTCGCCGGACCTTCCACTCCAAGGCGGACCGGCCCTGGCAGCCGGGCGAGGTGCGCAAGAGCACCATCGTCCTGATCGGGGAGCACCTCGACGACGGGCAGGCGCTGCAGGAGGGACTGAGCGCCTGCGTCGCGACCTCGTGAAGGATCTGCTTTGGCCCCGTGGGCGGGGCTGGGTCGTGGCTGCGTCTGGGGGGATCATAACACGAACAAAGGAGACAGGTAGCAGTGGCAGATGGTAGAGAGTTGATCGAAGAAGTCGTGGCCGTCCTGGGCGAGCTGCCCGAGCGGGTGGGGGCGGTCGAGGGACCGTACACAGCCGACCAACGGGCCGAGCTGGACGAGATTCTAGAGAGTGCGAACAAGTGGGCCGGCATGTGCCGCAAGAAGCAGTGGCTGCGCGGCGCGGAAGGGACGGGCATGGCCCAGGGCTGCCTGGACGCTGCCCGGCGGCTGCGCGGCTCGCTGGACCAGCCGACCGTGGCCATCGAGCATGCCGCCGATGTGGCGGCCCAGCTGGAGAGGCTGGCCCGGCTTCTCGCGACCAAGTCGACAGTGATGACCTAGGGTGAGCTAGACAAGCCCTCCGACTCATCGCGCTCCCCTGTGGACGGATGAGCGATACGGTGTGGGGAGCAATCCCCACGCCCGCCAGTGTGCAAAGGAGGCGGATGGCCCGGGCGCACGACAAGGCGCGCCGGGCTGGCGCGTCCTTTTTCGCTGGTTCGCGCCGGAAAGGAGAGGGACCATCGGCCGCATCAGGCACCAAAGCGGGAGTTGACCAAGCATCAACGAGCACGTTTCTCAAGATACGGTTCACAGGCACACAAGGGAGGGAACAATGGCTTCTGATGTGTTTTTCATGAACGACCGGGCCAACAGCCTGGCCGAAAGCATCAAGTTCAAGGCAGTCAAGGTCTTTCGCGATGCCGGGCTGGGCGAGCTGTTCAAGCCCGGCGATACGGTGGGCCTCAAGATCCACATGGGCGAGCACGGCTGCTCGCACCACCTGCGCTCATCGTGGGTGCTGTCGATCATCGACGAGATCAAGCGGCTGGGCG
This genomic window from Chloroflexi bacterium ADurb.Bin180 contains:
- the yjiA gene encoding putative GTP-binding protein YjiA gives rise to the protein MQEGSNAFVHLKYHGARDPGLPPDPSLRKPVTVVAGFLGAGKTTLLNHMLAQRLDGRTEIIVREFGALGIDQELIAAESAHIQLILAANLFVDPQTRLFWGLENLYSRCDKLGLNRYTWQDVDFDRVLLESSGLDRPEHLAQLFYLDKLRDHFRLDAAIVVVDAEYGDLTLDQYRLAREQAAFADILLVNKADLAGDATMSSLEARLRRINPLARVYRTEYTALPCEQVVDVGLFDGVPGFDILSGLEASSPAEPPESRARSGWPQSTEGEGKLDDIQSVVLTESRPLDKEKLTAWLRTLFDTRGLDILRSKGFLWFAGSEHRYVFQGVRRTFHSKADRPWQPGEVRKSTIVLIGEHLDDGQALQEGLSACVATS